Below is a genomic region from Angustibacter sp. Root456.
AGCTGAACCCGCCCGAGGGCTTCATCGTCACCGCCAACCAGGCCGTGACCGCCTCGACCCAGCCGTACCTCACCCAGGACTGGTCGTACGGCTACCGCTCGCAGCGCATCCGCGACCTCATCCAGGGCTTCATCAAGCGCGGGCAGAAGATCACGGTGGCCGACATGGCCGGAATCCAGCGCGACACGCGCAACGGGATGGCCGCCAACCTCGTGCCACTCATGCTCAAGGTCGACCTCAGCGACGACCCGTTCACCCGCGAGGCGCAGGACCTGCTGAAGGGCTGGGACTTCACCCAACCCGCCGACTCCGCAGCGGCCGCCTACTACAACGCGGTGTGGAGCAACCTGCTGCGCCTCGGCTTCGACGACGAGCTCGGCGACGCGCTCGCGGCCGACGGTGGCGACCGCTGGTTCCAGGTGGTCACCGTGCTGCTGCAGCGCAAGTCCGACCCGTGGTGGGACAACAAGGCCACCGCCGGTGCGGTCGAGAACCGCGACGAGATCCTGCGCCAGGCCATGGTGGCCGCCAGGGTCGAGCTGACCCGCAAGCTCGGCAAGGACGTCGCGCGCTGGCAGTGGGGACGGCTGCACACGCTCGAGCTGGTGCACACGCCGCTCGGCGGCCCGTCGGTGCCCGGGCCGATCCGCGCGTTGGTCAACCGGGGCCCCTGGCAGCTGGCCGGCGGCACCTCGATCGTCGACGCCACGGGCTGGGACGCGTCGAAGGGCTACCAGGTCGACTGGGTGCCGTCGATGCGCATGGTGGTCGATCTCGCCGACCTCGACCGCTCGACCTGGGTGAACCTCACGGGCGCCTCCGGGCACCCCTACGACGCGCACTACGCCGACCAGGTCGACCACTGGGCCGAGGGGCAGAGCTACGCGTGGCCGTTCAGCCGCAAGGCGGTCGAGGACGCGACAGCCGACACGCTCACGCTCAACCCCGAGGGCTGACGCGCACGACCTCACGCGCGGTGACGACAACGTCGACGCGCCGGTCGTGCGCCTCGGTGGGCAGCGGGCCGTCGACGAGCTCCTCCGGGTGCACGACCGCGACCACGAGCGTGTGCGCCGCCAGGCGGGCGAGCGCGCGGTCGTAGCTGCCTCCGCCCTGGCCGAGGCGCCGTCCGGCGCGGTCGACCGCCAGCGCGGGCACCACCACGACGTCCGCGCCGCGGACGGCGTCGACGCCCAGGCGCTCGCTCGAGGGCTCGGGCACCGTGCGCAGCAGCCCCGGCCGGTGAGCGGCGTCGTCGAGCGCCCAGTCAAGGTCGAGGTCGTCCAGCACCACGGGCAGCAGCACCGCCCGCCCCTCTTGCCGCCACCGGTCGAGCAGGGCCGTGGTCGGCGGCTCGTGCGGCGCCGACACGTACGCCGCCACCCGGCTGGCCTGCTGCACCTCGGGCAGGGCGCACACCTGGTCGCGCAGCGTCTCGGCGTCCTGCGGCGGCCGGACGGCGCTGCGACGACGGGCGCGTGCGGCTCGACGCAGCGCCGACTTCGCCTCCTGCGTGCTCATCGCGCCCGCGTCCGCCATCATGGGCCTTTCGTCCTGGTCTGCCCGGCCGGCCGGTGACGGTTCGGGTCGATCCGTGTCACCATGCCACGACGCCGTCGCACGGTGAACGCGAGCCGCGGAGTCAGGACGGGACGACCCGGCGCTTCGGACGGAGGGGGACATGAAGTCAGTTCGCAGCCGGCTGGCGATCGTCCTCGGCGTCGTCCTGCTCATCCCGGCGCTCGCGGCGCTGCTGGCCATCGGCGTCCTCGCCCCCAAGCAGCGCACGGACGCCGCGAAGCAGGCCATGGAGCAGGCTGCGGGCTCGGTGGCTACGGCGATGCAGTCCCGCTGCCTCGCCCTCGGTGAGGCGGCCCGCAACCTCGCGCTGCAGGCGTCGTCGTCCAACTTGTCGGCCGCCGCCGAGTCGGCGCTGTCGCGCCAGTCGGAGGCGTTCGCGGTGCTCGTGCGCGACGGCAAGGTCGTGGCCTCCGCCGGCTCCGTGCCGTCGATGGCGCCGGACCAGCTGGCGCAGCTGTCGTGCTCGGCCGCCACCGGCAACCGCGCGACAGCGCCGGCTGAGGCGACCGGCGTCCCGGTGCTCGCCCAGCGGGTCGAGGCGGTCGATGCCCGCAAGAAGCCGATTGGCATCGCCGTCGTGGGTCGCGTGCTCGACCAGCAGCGGCTGCGCGCCCTCGTGGGCACGCTGGCGCTGCCGCCCGACACCCAGCTCGCGCTCGCCTGCCCGGGCGGCCTCGGTGTGTCGACGGCGGACGGCCCGCTGGCCACGTCGCTGCGGGTCTCCGCGGCGACCGGCGGCGACGTCGACGGCTACGAGGTGGGCCACCGCCGCTCGGTGCAGGGCCAGTACTGCGCGGTGGCGGCGGCCGTGCCGACGCCCAGCCTGGTGGGCTCGCAGGTGAGCCTGGCGTTGCTCATCCTGCTGGCCCTGCTGCTCGGCGTGGGCCTCGTCCTGTGGCTCGCCTCCAGCCTCACCGAGCCCGTGCTGGCGCTCACCGAGGCCGCCGAACGGGTGGCGATGGGTGACCTCACGACCCGCCTGCCGGCGGGCGGGGACGACGAGCTCGGCCGGCTCTCCGGCGCGTTCAACCACATGACCGACGAGCTCGAGCTCAAGATCACCGAGCTGGAACGCAGCCGGAACCTGTTGCGTGAGAACGTCGGTCGGCTCGGCGACACGCTCGAGCGCACCCACGACCTCGAGGGCCTGCTGGGCACAGTGCTGGGCGCAGCCGCCTCGGCGACCGAGTCGCAGCGCGCCACCGCGTGGTTGGTGGAGGGCGGCTCGGTGGTCGCCCGCGCGTCGGTGCCCGCCGGCGCACCGCGCTCCGTCGTGCGACGCCTGACCCTCGGCACCGACCTGGCCGGTGAGGTCGCCGTCGACGGCCTGCCTCGCCGGCTCGGCCACGGCCACGAGGACTCCACCACGGTGCTCGGTGGCCCGGCGCTGGCCGCGCCCCTGCGCCGCGGGCACCACACGGTCGGGGTGATCGTGGTCGAGCGGGAGCCGTCGATGCCGGCCTTCGACTCCGACGACGAGGCCATGCTCGTCTCCCTCGCCGGGCCGGCCGGCATCGCGGTCGACAACGTGCTCCTGCACCGGGAGGCCCAGCGGCTGTCGGTGACCGACCCGCTG
It encodes:
- a CDS encoding 5-formyltetrahydrofolate cyclo-ligase → MSTQEAKSALRRAARARRRSAVRPPQDAETLRDQVCALPEVQQASRVAAYVSAPHEPPTTALLDRWRQEGRAVLLPVVLDDLDLDWALDDAAHRPGLLRTVPEPSSERLGVDAVRGADVVVVPALAVDRAGRRLGQGGGSYDRALARLAAHTLVVAVVHPEELVDGPLPTEAHDRRVDVVVTAREVVRVSPRG
- a CDS encoding GGDEF domain-containing protein produces the protein MKSVRSRLAIVLGVVLLIPALAALLAIGVLAPKQRTDAAKQAMEQAAGSVATAMQSRCLALGEAARNLALQASSSNLSAAAESALSRQSEAFAVLVRDGKVVASAGSVPSMAPDQLAQLSCSAATGNRATAPAEATGVPVLAQRVEAVDARKKPIGIAVVGRVLDQQRLRALVGTLALPPDTQLALACPGGLGVSTADGPLATSLRVSAATGGDVDGYEVGHRRSVQGQYCAVAAAVPTPSLVGSQVSLALLILLALLLGVGLVLWLASSLTEPVLALTEAAERVAMGDLTTRLPAGGDDELGRLSGAFNHMTDELELKITELERSRNLLRENVGRLGDTLERTHDLEGLLGTVLGAAASATESQRATAWLVEGGSVVARASVPAGAPRSVVRRLTLGTDLAGEVAVDGLPRRLGHGHEDSTTVLGGPALAAPLRRGHHTVGVIVVEREPSMPAFDSDDEAMLVSLAGPAGIAVDNVLLHREAQRLSVTDPLTGAGNLRHMTTTLAREVERASRFDRPLSVLLLDLDHFKNVNDTYGHTVGDAVLRELARRLASCVREVDTVARYGGEEFVVVTPETDTEGAERLAARICEAVREEPVIVGDDVVNVTVSVGIASLPMHGTASGDLVRAADEGLYAAKRGGRNQYRIAPGHAVSETVPDA